CTCTCTTTCTCGCGTGCCATGGCGCCGGCCTCGAATCATTGCGTCCCGGCAGCACGCGCACTCTTTCGCCGACGGACGCCGACGCCGCAGATTCCGAATTCCTCTGCCGCGCGCACCATCCTTCCGTGATTTCCGTCCTGGAGGTTCCTCGATGCGTTCCCCCACGCTTTCCCTGTCCGCCGCCCGCCGGAGAATAGGAGGTCTGTGCGCGGCGCTGATCGTCGGCGCCGTCGGCGCCACCACCGTGCTGACGGCGCCGGCCTCGCACGCCGCCGAGAGCACGCTGGGTCGCGCCGCGGCGCAGAGCGGCCGCTACTTCGGCACCGCCATCGCCTCGGGGCGGCTCGGCGACTCGACGTACACGACCATCGCGAACCGCGAGTTCAACATGGTGACGGCCGAGAACGAGATGAAGATCGACGCCACCGAGCCGCAGCGGGGGCAGTTCAACTTCACCGCAGGCGACCGCGTGTACAACTGGGCGGTGCAGAACGGCAAGCAGGTGCGCGGCCACACCCTGGCCTGGCACTCGCAGCAGCCCGGCTGGATGCAGGCGCTCGAGGGCAGCACGCTGCGCCAGGCGATGATCAACCACATCACCGGCGTGATGGGCCACTACAAGGGCAAGATCGCCCAGTGGGACGTCGTGAACGAGGCCTTCGAGGACGGCACTTCGGGCGCCAGGCGCAACTCGAACCTGCAGCGCAGCGGCAACGACTGGATCGAGGTCGCCTTCCGCACCGCGCGCGCCGCCGACCCGGCCGCCAAGCTCTGCTACAACGACTACAACACCGACAACTGGACCTGGGCCAAGACCCAGGCCGTGTACGCCATGGTCAAGGACTTCAAGCAGCGTGGCGTGCCGATCGACTGCGTCGGGTTCCAGTCGCACTTCAACAACGACAGCCCCTACAACAGCAACTACCGCACCACGCTGCAGAGTTTCGCCGCCCTCGGCGTCGACGTGGCCATCACCGAGCTCGACATCCAGGGCGCCTCGCCCACGACCTACGCCAACGTGACGAACGACTGCCTGGCCGTCCCGCGCTGCCTCGGCAT
The Streptomyces roseofulvus genome window above contains:
- a CDS encoding endo-1,4-beta-xylanase encodes the protein MRSPTLSLSAARRRIGGLCAALIVGAVGATTVLTAPASHAAESTLGRAAAQSGRYFGTAIASGRLGDSTYTTIANREFNMVTAENEMKIDATEPQRGQFNFTAGDRVYNWAVQNGKQVRGHTLAWHSQQPGWMQALEGSTLRQAMINHITGVMGHYKGKIAQWDVVNEAFEDGTSGARRNSNLQRSGNDWIEVAFRTARAADPAAKLCYNDYNTDNWTWAKTQAVYAMVKDFKQRGVPIDCVGFQSHFNNDSPYNSNYRTTLQSFAALGVDVAITELDIQGASPTTYANVTNDCLAVPRCLGITVWGVRDTDSWRADQTPLLFNGDGSKKPAYTSVLNALNAGTSNPNPTPTPTPTPAPGSGPIKGVASGRCVDVPGAATADGTQVQLWDCNGRTNQQWTYTAAGELRVYGDKCLDAAGTGNGAKVQIYSCWGGDNQKWRLGSDGSIVGVQSGLCLDAAASGTANGTLIQLYSCWNGTNQRWTRG